Within the Magnetococcales bacterium genome, the region CTCCTGTTTGAACTCCTGCTCAAGCTGGGGCTGGAACTGACCGTGCCCATGGCGACCCGGACCATGGCCGGAAAGGCGGTCCACGCCATCGGCGGGGGGACGTTGCTGGTGTGTCTGGCCGAGGAGATCACCCGCAAGGAGGTGGAACCCCGGCCCAGGGCCTCCTGGATTGGCGGCGGGAACTGGCCCCGGCAGTCTCCACCGCCTTCGTCTTCCGGGACAGCGCCTTCGACGATGTGGGCAAGACCAATCTGGCGGCCATCCTGGAGCAAAACCTGCCCGCCAGCGAACTGGCCGGGATTCGCAGCCTGTGAGGGGGAGTGCCATGAAAACACCCGATCCTGACATTTTGAATGAGATGGTCCGACGCATTGTCGAGGTGGCGCACCCCCTGCGCATTATCCTGTTCGGATCGGCGGCGCGGGGTGAGATGGGGCCGGACAGCGATGTGGATTTTCTGGTGGTCATGCCTGATGGCATCCATCATCGGCAAGTAGCCAGAACTGTGTATATGGCTCTGTCCGGGCTGTCTGTTCCAAAAGATATCGTTGTTGTTACGGAGAGTGATGTCAGGGAGTATGGGCAAAACCCTTCGCTCATCATCGCCCCCGCCCTGGCTGAGGGAAAGGAGCTTTACCATGCCATCGGATAAACGGATTCATGGCACTCCTGCCGTTTGGTTGTCCAGAGCCAGAGGCGATTTGGCCCTCGCCAAAACCTCCCTGCCTGAAGACGGCTATTACGAAGACCTCTGTTTCCATGCCCAACAAGCTGCGGAAAAGGCGCTCAAGGCGGTCTATCTTCACCAAGGGCTTGTCTTTCGATATACCCATGACCTGGACGCGCTGCTTGCCGGCTTGCTCCAACAAGGCGTGGCGATCCCCCAGGCGGTGCGGGAGAGCGCGTTTCTGACCTTGTTCGCATGGGAAACCCGCTACCCCGGTTTGGGGTCGCCCGTCTCCCTGGACGAATACCAGGAGGCCGTCCGCAAGGCCGAAGTCGTGGTGGCCTGGGCGGAGCAGGTACTGGCATCATGAACAGCAACCACACGGGCACGCCTCCCACCGGTGAAATCCTGCTCTACCAGACCGAGGAGGGCCGCACCCGCTTGCAGGTGGTGATGGACAATCAAACCCTGTGGCTCAACCAGAAACAGCTTACGGAGCTGTTCGGCAAATCCAAGGCAACCATCAGCGAGCACATTGCCCATGTCTTCGAGGATGGGGAGCTGAAGCCGGAGGCAACTGTTCGGTATTTCCGAACAGTTCAAAAGGAAGGCTCTCGGGACGTGGTGCGGGAGGTTGAACATTACAATCTGGACATGGTGCTGGCCTTGGGCTAACGCCGAACGCGCCTACACCCTGATCATGCGTGACAAGGAAAGGCTTCTCAGCTTCGATACCCCGTTGAAGTTCATCTTCTCCCATTCCGCCCTGCGGGAGGGATGGGACAATCCCAACGTCTTCCAGATCTGCGTCCTGCGCGACATGGGCACGGAGATGGCGCGGCGCCAATCCATTGGGCGGGGGTTGCACCTTTGCGTCAACCAGCAGGGGGAACGGTTGCGTGGTTTCGACCTCAACACCTTGACCGTCGTTGCCACCGAGAGCTACGAGCAGTTCGCCCTGAACCTGCAAGCGGAGATCGAGAAAGACACCGGGATTCGTTTCGGCATGGTGGAGCAGCATGTGTTTGCGACCATCCCGATCACCAACGCCGATGGACAAACCGCGTCCATGGGCATTGAGGCATCGAAACGCCTTTGGAACCACCTCAAGGACGCAGGCCTGGTGGATGCCAGGGGTAAGGTTCAAGGTAACTATTCACCATCCTTTCAAGAAAAGCCTGGATATGAAAGCCTTTGTCAGGGTTTCGCCCCGAACCCTCAGCACCCTTTCAAGAAAAGCCTGGATATGAAAGCCTTTGTCAGGGCTTCGCCCCGGACCCACCAGGGCGCTGCCCTGGACAAAGCCAGGGAGCCAGCCCCCTGGACTCCGAACAGTTGCCTTTCACTGTCACCTTTCGGCAGGCTTTTTGTCGAAATGGCGGCGACCCCTTTCACACCGGCAGGCAGGAGGCCTGGGCCAAAGTGGGCCAAGTCACATCTTTGGGAGAGAGCAGAGGATTGGAAATGGGCCAGGAAATGCCGATGCCTGGATCGTTCCAGGCAATCCCCCGGTCAACTTCGGGCCGGTAGATTTCCGTGCATTTGTAGACAATTTCCGCCCCTGCCGGCGAGGTGACGCAAAAGCCGTGGGCAAATCCCGGCGGGATCCACAACTGCCGATGGTTTGCGGCGCTCAACTCCACGCCGACCCAGCAGCCAAAATGGGGCGAACTGCGACGAATATCAACCGCCACATCAAAGATACACCCGGCGATGGCCCTGACCAGTTTGCCCTGGGGAAACGGTTCCTGGTAGTGCAGGCCGCGCAGCACCCCGGGCTGGGAGTGGGAGTGGTTGTCCTGGACAAAAGAGGCCTGGATGCCGGCCATCTGGAAGGTGTCCCGGTGATAGGTCTCCATGAAAAACCCGCGTGGGTCGGCAAAGACCCGAGGTTCCACGATGAAGACACCAGGCAGGGCGGTCGAGATGAATTTCATGGCCGGAATTTTGGCGCAACCGATTCCGCAGGGCAAGGTTTGGGGGCATTGCCGGTCATCGCACCGGATGAAAGTTCCTTGTCCCTCCTTGCGGCCTCGCCGATATTGGCCCTCGCAACGGTCGCCGTTCACGAAGAGTGCCTCGCAGGAGCACTCAAATCGAATCTATCGGTTGATCTTTCCATTGTAGACGAGGACGAGGGGGCGTTCTGCCCGCAATGACCGACAGTATCGAAAGGGGAAGAGAATGGACAAGTCATCGGAAGAAAAGAGTTCCTGGCTGGATCGCCTCTCCTGGCCCATGTTGTTTGCCGCCGCCGTTTTGCTGGGGATAGCCCCGGTTCAGCCGGAGCCGCATCTGGTGGAGAAGGTGCGCATGTTGCTGCAAGGCACCTTGCACCGGCCCATCGACATTTTTGATTTGGTGATGCACAGCGCTCCTTTGTTCCTGATCGGACTCAAATGGTGGAAGGAAGT harbors:
- a CDS encoding nucleotidyltransferase domain-containing protein — its product is MKTPDPDILNEMVRRIVEVAHPLRIILFGSAARGEMGPDSDVDFLVVMPDGIHHRQVARTVYMALSGLSVPKDIVVVTESDVREYGQNPSLIIAPALAEGKELYHAIG
- a CDS encoding HEPN domain-containing protein, yielding MPSDKRIHGTPAVWLSRARGDLALAKTSLPEDGYYEDLCFHAQQAAEKALKAVYLHQGLVFRYTHDLDALLAGLLQQGVAIPQAVRESAFLTLFAWETRYPGLGSPVSLDEYQEAVRKAEVVVAWAEQVLAS
- the rfbC gene encoding dTDP-4-dehydrorhamnose 3,5-epimerase produces the protein MKFISTALPGVFIVEPRVFADPRGFFMETYHRDTFQMAGIQASFVQDNHSHSQPGVLRGLHYQEPFPQGKLVRAIAGCIFDVAVDIRRSSPHFGCWVGVELSAANHRQLWIPPGFAHGFCVTSPAGAEIVYKCTEIYRPEVDRGIAWNDPGIGISWPISNPLLSPKDVTWPTLAQASCLPV